A stretch of the Uranotaenia lowii strain MFRU-FL chromosome 3, ASM2978415v1, whole genome shotgun sequence genome encodes the following:
- the LOC129758216 gene encoding leucine-rich repeat transmembrane neuronal protein 1-like: MKLTQLLCLVFLCGLPVLGAATKSYKCSKINEAGFCFVENVVIPEMADVEKLELPKHQILLIKSGFIPNFSKEIYAHLNGVKLLHMYNNTSIRKLCIGKSNLSEINVQRNGLLEFDVEPVENRELKMLTIIHNAITAIPKNIRFLEGLEKLFLYNNSLEYVDLELFANATSLKVLSLYDNRIKVLDSRIGLRFPHLQTLSLSKNKLVYIPHLAKGFPMLNAISLRKNPWNCRWLRTAIAHIDAHSIQIARKDVVCRDHWVGDICCYRTVVDFLLDQQEERAEQDRRELAAISQQNLELKHLVERLAETVQKLENGNKM, encoded by the exons ATGAAGCTAACGCAGTT GTTATGTTTGGTGTTTTTGTGCGGGCTTCCGGTGCTTGGAGCTGCCACAAAAAGCTACAAATGTTCGAAGATCAACGAGGCGGGATTTTGTTTTGTGGAGAATGTTGTCATTCCGGAAATGGCTGATGTCGAAAAGCTGGAGCTGCCCAAACATCAGATACTGTTGATAAAGTCCGGATTTATACCGAACTTTTCGAAAGAGATTTATGCGCATCTGAATGGAGTGAAGCTTTTGCATATGTACAATAACACCAGTATTAGGAAGCTGTGCATCGGAAAAAGTAATTTGAGTGAAATTAACGTTCAGAGAAATGGTTTGCTGGAGTTCGATGTGGAACCGGTGGAAAATCGGGAGCTAAAGATGTTGACAATTATTCACAATGCGATCACGGCTATCCCGAAGAATATTCGCTTCTTGGAAGGGTTGGAAAAGCTCTTCCTTTACAACAATTCCCTGGAATATGTGGATCTGGAGCTGTTTGCCAATGCGACTTCCCTGAAGGTTCTGTCCCTGTACGACAACCGGATCAAAGTGTTAGATTCCCGGATCGGGCTACGTTTTCCGCATCTGCAGACGCTATCTTTGAGCAAAAATAAGCTTGTCTACATTCCGCATTTAGCCAAAGGCTTCCCAATGTTGAACGCCATATCCCTGAGGAAAAATCCGTGGAACTGTCGCTGGTTGCGGACAGCTATTGCCCACATTGACGCCCACAGTATTCAAATTGCCCGGAAGGATGTCGTCTGCCGGGATCACTGGGTGGGGGACATTTGCTGCTACCGAACGGTGGTAGATTTCCTCCTGGATCAGCAGGAGGAACGGGCAGAACAGGACCGCCGAGAATTGGCCGCCATCTCGCAGCAGAACTTGGAGCTGAAGCACCTGGTCGAGAGGCTGGCGGAAACGgtacaaaaactagaaaacggcaataaaatgtga